The stretch of DNA TCCTTCTCTTTGATCGTTCCTGCACTGTGTATTCTTCCCTCAGTGATAAAAAGGTAATGATCGGACTTATCGCCCTTAAGAGAAAAGAAGCCATCGGTAAGGGCGTTTTCCCTCAGAGCATAACGAAACCGCTCGTTGAATTTATCCAACGGAGAAGCAATGTCCTCGAATAACGCCCCTTGTCGTGGGAATTGAAGCGACTTCATCTCTCCTTTCCGATATTGGCCTATTCTCCTTTATCAAAAGAGATAACCTATCCTTCCGAATCTCGCTTTTCTCAAGTATAGCCCTTCGGGCGATGGAAGTCAATATCTTATTACTCATTAAAGGATAGACTGAACCCTCTGCCAGAGCCTGGTTATCTCCTTAGCTAAGGGCGATTCCGGGAATTGAACGATACTCTTCCCCGCCACCACCGCCTGATAGGCGGTCTTATCATAGGGGAGCCTCCCAACAATGGATGTGCCTTCCTTCCCGCAGTAGCTCTCTATTTCCTTTGATATTCTCTCGTTGATATCGTATTTGTTTATCACCACCCCGGCTTTTATCCGGAAATGTTTGGCTAAGGCGATCACCCGGGCGAGGTCATGTATCCCGGACAGGGTAGGTTCGGTTACTATCAAGGCGTAGTCCACCCCGGCGAGCGAGGCGATCACAGGACAGCCGATGCCAGGGGAACCGTCTATTATCATCAGCGGTATCGAGAGCTCGCCTGCCCGTTCTTCCGCCTTTTTCCTCACCGCGGTAACCAGCTTTCCCGATGCCTCCTCGCCGACGGCAAGCTCCCCATAGATGAGGGGACCGTATCCCGTCTCCGCTTCGATTATCTTCCCTGACTGCCGGGGCACCATCTCTATCGCCTTAGCTGGGCATAGGAAGGCACAGACGCCGCATCCCTCGCATCTTAAGGGGTCTATTTTGTTCACCTCCGATATCGCCTCGAAGGGGCATTTTTTTTCGCAGATACCGCATTCAGTGCACCGGTCAAAATCGACCACTGCCACCTGAGAACCGGAGAAGGGTTCCTCTTTTATCGGCTTTACCCCCAATATCAGGGGGAGGTTTGAAGCATCGACATCGCAATCTGCGAGCACCTTCTCCTTTGCCAGAAGAGCGAAGG from Acidobacteriota bacterium encodes:
- a CDS encoding ATP-binding protein — encoded protein: MKKLVVISGKGGTGKTTIAGSFALLAKEKVLADCDVDASNLPLILGVKPIKEEPFSGSQVAVVDFDRCTECGICEKKCPFEAISEVNKIDPLRCEGCGVCAFLCPAKAIEMVPRQSGKIIEAETGYGPLIYGELAVGEEASGKLVTAVRKKAEERAGELSIPLMIIDGSPGIGCPVIASLAGVDYALIVTEPTLSGIHDLARVIALAKHFRIKAGVVINKYDINERISKEIESYCGKEGTSIVGRLPYDKTAYQAVVAGKSIVQFPESPLAKEITRLWQRVQSIL